The following is a genomic window from Ictidomys tridecemlineatus isolate mIctTri1 chromosome 13, mIctTri1.hap1, whole genome shotgun sequence.
TATAGGGAACTCTCCATGGATTGGTTACCAACTCAGTGATGGGAATTAATTGGGGTATCTGTCAATAGATATTGTGATGAAATCAACAGGGAACCAGTAGACATAGTAGTGGTTTCAGTATGGGCAGCTAATCTGTATTTATTAGATAATAGTGATGAGGTTAATGATAGTGATGGGAGCTAGTGTCAGATCAGCAGACATGGGAGAGCAGGGGGCTTGGAGCCACCCTACTTAGGCCTGTAACCTCACTTCACCATTTCTGGCAGCGTGTGGGCTGTGGAGAGTGCACAGCCTGTCGGGTAACTGAAGACTGTGGGGCCTGCTCCACCTGCCTCCTGCAGCTACCCCATGATGTGGCCTCAGGGCTGTTCTGCAAGTGTGAGAGGAGACGCTGCCTCCGGATTGTGCAGAGGGTGAGTTGGGCAGGTGGGGTGGGCCCAAGGctcaccccagcccctggccctcATAGCCCTGACCCCATGCATCACACCTCCGGCCCCCCCCCACAGAGCCGAGGGTGTGGAGTGTGCCGGGGCTGTCAGACCCAAGAGGACTGTGGCCATTGCCGAGTCTGCCTTCGCCCTCCCCGCCCTGGTCTCAGGCGCCAGTGGAGGTGTGTGCAGCGGCGCTGCCTTCGGGTGAGTCAGGCTGGAGGGACCAGCACTGGCCTGGCCGGGCCAGAGCTCGTTCTGTTATTAAAAGttgccactgctgctgctgcttcctccCAACCTGGCCTTGCCTAACTCatgtctttcttttccctcccaccccacatTCACCTCCCTGACCTCACCTACCTGTCTTTATATGCCAGCACCTTGCTCACTGCCACCTTCGCCATCATTGGCGGTGTCAGTAATACCCCCCCTAGCGGTGACTCCCCATGCTGTGAGTGCCCCACAGCACACACTTTCTACCTGTCCCATGCATGCTTTCTGCAATTTAAGGGATTCTGTGTTTGCCTGGTGCCATTAAGCCCTAATCAACTCTTTTGGCTGTCTCCCAGGGTAAACGTAGATGCCACAGGGGAGGCCGTGACTCCAAGATGACTGCCCGACGACACTCTCGAGCTCAGCCAGTGCCTATTCTTCCCACACTGCAGCCTCCAGAACCCCCAGAGCCCATGGAGCTGGTAAGATTTCAGTGGGCAGGGGAAAGCACAACCTTCACCTTTTCCCAGTACCTACCCTGACCTCACCCCATTTGCCTCTGCAGCACAACAACTCCCCGGTGCCCTCACCTCCTGCTGAGTTCATCTATTACTGTGTAGACGAGGACGAGCTAGTGAGTGGCCCTACCCTACCTGGATAAGCCTAGACTCTCAAGATGCTTGGTTAACCCAAGGAAGGAGATGGGTACCAGGATGGGATGAGCAATAATGGAGGGGAGGAATGACCTGGGATCAGCAGGTGCAGTGAGAGTGCCTAATGTCAGATGAACCAACACTTGGTGGTTAATGCAGGACCAGCACACCCATGATAGGTCTGATAGAGGAGCAGGTAGCATAGTGACTGGAGTTCATGTAGGATGAGCAGACATAGCTGACATGGTGATTGAAGCCAGTGGGGTCTGCTGGAAGTGAGGAATCAAAGACAGCGTTGCTAGCTGCACTGTGATGGAGCATCCATAGTTCTAATGTTATTGGACTTGCAAACACTGATTTATGGCAAATGGAAAGTCAGCAGGTTGAGATTAGTGTGCAGCTGGTTCCCTTGATAGAGCTAAAAGAACACCAGAAATAGTAGTGGAATGGGTGTTGAGGATGGCCTCTCCTAGTCCTAGTGACAGCACCACCATTCCCCCCCACCAGCAGCCCTACACGAACCGCCGGCAGAACCGCAAGTGCGGGGCCTGTGCAGCCTGCCTACGGCGGATGGACTGTGGCCGCTGCGACTTCTGCTGCGACAAGCCCAAATTCGGGGGCAGCAACCAGAAGCGCCAGAAGTGTCGTTGGCGCCAATGCCTGCAGTTTGCCATGGTGGGTGGGGCAGAGGAAGGGTTAGGTGGAGGGCATAGGTTGGGCCAGGCACCCCAGTGTCTGAGAGTGGTGGGCAGGCCTGGTAGGTGGTTGGGTGGTACAGTGGCTCTGGCAAAGAATTAGCAGACCTTGTGCTGGGGTAGGAGTCTAGGTGGCACTGGCATTGCTAATGGAAACTGGTAGGCTCAGTGATAAGGGCTCATGTAAGTAGATTTCTGTGCTGGGACTAATGGGAGGTTAGTATACACATTGAACAGTGCAGGGTGGGTGGGGCCAGTCAAGGCAGCAGGTGGCCATAGTACTCCCATCTTTTCTTACAGAAGCGGCTGCTGCCCAGTATTGGGTCAGAGTCCGAGGAGGGGGCAGGATCACCTCTACTTCACCCTCGTCGAAAGAGACCAGGTTCTGTTCAACGGCCCCACCTGGCCCCCACCCTGAAGCCCCCTTTGGCTACTCGCACAGCCCGACTAGGCCGTGCTCAGCCTCCAATGAAACAGGAAGCAGGTGCTAGCTTTGTACTACCCCCTCCTGGCACTGACCTTGTGTTTTTACGGGAGGGTGCCAGCAGTCCTGTGCAGGTGCCTGGCCCTGCTACAGCTTCCACAGAAGCCCCATTGCAGGTGAGAGTCCTATCTTATCCTCCCTTTACTATCCCACTCAGCCTGATATCAGGGTGCTAAGACCAAGTCTGCCACCATCCTCCCTCATGCAGGAAGCCCAGTGCTCTGGCCTGAGTTGGGTTGTGGCCTTACCTCAGGTAAAGCAAGAGAAAGCAGATGCCCAGGAAGAGTGGACATCGGATATAGCTGTCCTGACTTCTCCCACATTGCAACCTGGCTGCCCTAGCAAGGTGGGAACAGTGATGGGTGTTCTTTTGGTGCCATAGTGGGATGGTCTATAAGCAGAGTAGTGGTGAGCCATGATGGTGGCACTGTGAGCAGGGTAGGTGCAACTAGATACCCACTTTAGTTCAATTAACAGGAAAATGAAGGCTAGTGAAGAATGGGAAAGATTTGTAGGCAGAAAGGTGGCATTTCTGTGCTGAACTATGATGGAAGTGGGATCTGTCAACAAGTGACCATTTGGCTGACAGACTTTCCTTAGGCCAACCCTATCCTTCTAACCGCTGCCCTTCCCCTGCTTCTCTCAGGCAATAGACCTGTGCCTGCCACCAGTGAAGCAAGAGCCACCTGACcctgaggagggaaaggaggagaacaAGGATGGCTGTGTCTCCGAATCGGCCCCAGaggaggaggtggcaggaggGCCTGGCACGCCCGTGGTCAGTGCTGGGGGATGCCCTATCTTGCCCTGACCTTGTCTTAGCCCCTCCAGCCATGTTGACCCATGATGTTAATTCTTCCCTAGATCACGGAGATTTTCAGCCTGGGTGGAACCCGCTTCCGGGACACAGCAGTCTGGTTGCCAAGGTGTGCCCCACACAgtgaggggtggggatggggagggtGCCTGCCAGGTATGGACCCTGAGTTTTGAAAGTAGAGCCAGCaatttgggtacagaaggagAAGAAGACCCACACTCACTAAACTGTTCACTACTGGTCAGGTGACAGGGTTTGTGCAATACCCTAGAACTTTTTCCAGAGTCTCGGCCCAGTAGTGTTCCAAGTCAGGGTCTACTTTGGTGGGAGGGGGAGAAGACCTGATGCCATGTGatgagattgaaaaaaaaaagaaagattaggaGAGTCTGGTGCCTACCTCTTTAAGAAAATTCTGTAGGGGTCAGACTTGATATATAAACTCTTATTCAGAAAAACAGCCTTTGGAATCTCCCAGAGACCCCTTGGTAGGCTGTCTCCTAAAGATGAGAACGAGCATATATCACAGAAATGACATTGGGCTATCCTGGGCAGTGAGGTTGGTAGAGGCTCTGGGTCCTGATCTGGGTCTGTGAGCTGGGTTCACACTCAGTTGTGTGACCTCTGGCTTGTCTTGTGCCTCCTGGAGTAGCCTCTATAGAAGGGCTCAGGCTACCTCCCTTGAGCCTTTCTTGTTGAGATTACTGTTTCAGCTGCTGAACAAAATTCCCTTTAGACCTGGCAATAGGATGAAGGGTAGGTTCCTATAAGAACTGGGGTGGCTGAAGGAGGACCATGGCATGCTGCCTCCTACAGAAGGTTGACAGGCCCTGCACAGAACCCCCAGACACAGGCAACAGAATCCAGTTCAAGCACTGGATTCCCCTGTTCCTATAAACCAGATCCATCTGTACCTGGGAGAGAGGTACTAACTGAGCCCCTGCTGGGTGTATAGTAGTGTAGAGAGATCCTACTCTAATTACACTGAGCCCTGTAAGGCTTGCCCTTCAGAAGAGACAAGATCCCTACCTGCAGGGAGCTTATCATTCCCTGTGCATGATGAAATCATTACATGCTACAGGGTAGGTGTTGGGCTGTCAGTATTGGTGGTttgtagaagaaagaaagaggtatAGGATGATTAAGGGAAAGTGGGTGGAGGATGCAGAATGGTAGGAAATGGTTTTGTGATGCTCCATCTTGCACATAGAAAACCTTATTCAACATACAGAACTGCTCCCTCTTCTCTAGGTCCAAGGACCTTAAAAAACCTGGAGCTAGAAAGCAGTAGACTGGAGGCTTCTGCAGACTGTAGGACTCAAGGTGATACATGCAGACCGGCTTTGTGAGAGACAACCCTGATCTACCAGGGGCTGGAAGGGGCTAGACTGGTTGCAGGGCTTGTATGTGGATCAACTGTAGGAGGAAAACCTACCAGCAAACCCAAGGAGCAGGCCTACTTCCTACTTGGAGCTTAGAGGAAACAAGCCCCAAAGGAGGAGAAAGTCAGGGGAGAAAGTTGATGCATCTGCTCCCGGGTCTGAGGGTGATGAGAAGTTGGGTGTTAGGGGTGGGGGAGCTGGGATGAGGAAGGGAATGTAATTAAAGCCACCACAAAG
Proteins encoded in this region:
- the LOC101964838 gene encoding methyl-CpG-binding domain protein 1 isoform X5, with protein sequence MAEDWLDCPALGPGWKRREVYRKSGVTCGRSDTYYQSPTGDRIRSKVELTRYLGPACDLTLFDFKQGILCYPTPKVQSVAVPSKKRKKPARSAKTRKRQVAPQRTEVRKERKERKETQEDETKADTDTIPASFPAPGCCENCGISFSGDGSGRQRLKTLCKDCRAQRIAFNREQRMFKRVGCGECTACRVTEDCGACSTCLLQLPHDVASGLFCKCERRRCLRIVQRSRGCGVCRGCQTQEDCGHCRVCLRPPRPGLRRQWRCVQRRCLRGKRRCHRGGRDSKMTARRHSRAQPVPILPTLQPPEPPEPMELQPYTNRRQNRKCGACAACLRRMDCGRCDFCCDKPKFGGSNQKRQKCRWRQCLQFAMKRLLPSIGSESEEGAGSPLLHPRRKRPGSVQRPHLAPTLKPPLATRTARLGRAQPPMKQEAGASFVLPPPGTDLVFLREGASSPVQVPGPATASTEAPLQEAQCSGLSWVVALPQVKQEKADAQEEWTSDIAVLTSPTLQPGCPSKAIDLCLPPVKQEPPDPEEGKEENKDGCVSESAPEEEVAGGPGTPVITEIFSLGGTRFRDTAVWLPRLRKLLAVNENEYFTELQLKEEAL
- the LOC101964838 gene encoding methyl-CpG-binding domain protein 1 isoform X19, which encodes MAEDWLDCPALGPGWKRREVYRKSGVTCGRSDTYYQSPTGDRIRSKVELTRYLGPACDLTLFDFKQGILCYPTPKVQSVAVPSKKRKKPARSAKTRKRQVAPQRTEVRKERKERKETQEDETKADTDTIPASFPAPGCCENCGISFSGDGSGRQRLKTLCKDCRAQRIAFNREQRMFKRVGCGECTACRVTEDCGACSTCLLQLPHDVASGLFCKCERRRCLRIVQRSRGCGVCRGCQTQEDCGHCRVCLRPPRPGLRRQWRCVQRRCLRGKRRCHRGGRDSKMTARRHSRAQPVPILPTLQPPEPPEPMELHNNSPVPSPPAEFIYYCVDEDELQPYTNRRQNRKCGACAACLRRMDCGRCDFCCDKPKFGGSNQKRQKCRWRQCLQFAMKRLLPSIGSESEEGAGSPLLHPRRKRPGSVQRPHLAPTLKPPLATRTARLGRAQPPMKQEAGASFVLPPPGTDLVFLREGASSPVQVPGPATASTEAPLQAT
- the LOC101964838 gene encoding methyl-CpG-binding domain protein 1 isoform X8; translation: MAEDWLDCPALGPGWKRREVYRKSGVTCGRSDTYYQSPTGDRIRSKVELTRYLGPACDLTLFDFKQGILCYPTPKVQSVAVPSKKRKKPARSAKTRKRQVAPQRTEVRKERKERKETQEDETKADTDTIPASFPAPGCCENCGISFSGDGSGRQRLKTLCKDCRAQRIAFNREQRMFKRVGCGECTACRVTEDCGACSTCLLQLPHDVASGLFCKCERRRCLRIVQRSRGCGVCRGCQTQEDCGHCRVCLRPPRPGLRRQWRCVQRRCLRGKRRCHRGGRDSKMTARRHSRAQPVPILPTLQPPEPPEPMELHNNSPVPSPPAEFIYYCVDEDELQPYTNRRQNRKCGACAACLRRMDCGRCDFCCDKPKFGGSNQKRQKCRWRQCLQFAMKRLLPSIGSESEEGAGSPLLHPRRKRPGSVQRPHLAPTLKPPLATRTARLGRAQPPMKQEAGASFVLPPPGTDLVFLREGASSPVQVPGPATASTEAPLQAIDLCLPPVKQEPPDPEEGKEENKDGCVSESAPEEEVAGGPGTPVITEIFSLGGTRFRDTAVWLPRLRKLLAVNENEYFTELQLKEEAL
- the LOC101964838 gene encoding methyl-CpG-binding domain protein 1 isoform X1 — its product is MAEDWLDCPALGPGWKRREVYRKSGVTCGRSDTYYQSPTGDRIRSKVELTRYLGPACDLTLFDFKQGILCYPTPKVQSVAVPSKKRKKPARSAKTRKRQVAPQRTEVRKERKERKETQEDETKADTDTIPASFPAPGCCENCGISFSGDGSGRQRLKTLCKDCRAQRIAFNREQRMFKRVGCGECTACRVTEDCGACSTCLLQLPHDVASGLFCKCERRRCLRIVQRSRGCGVCRGCQTQEDCGHCRVCLRPPRPGLRRQWRCVQRRCLRGKRRCHRGGRDSKMTARRHSRAQPVPILPTLQPPEPPEPMELHNNSPVPSPPAEFIYYCVDEDELQPYTNRRQNRKCGACAACLRRMDCGRCDFCCDKPKFGGSNQKRQKCRWRQCLQFAMKRLLPSIGSESEEGAGSPLLHPRRKRPGSVQRPHLAPTLKPPLATRTARLGRAQPPMKQEAGASFVLPPPGTDLVFLREGASSPVQVPGPATASTEAPLQEAQCSGLSWVVALPQVKQEKADAQEEWTSDIAVLTSPTLQPGCPSKAIDLCLPPVKQEPPDPEEGKEENKDGCVSESAPEEEVAGGPGTPVITEIFSLGGTRFRDTAVWLPRLRKLLAVNENEYFTELQLKEEAL